Genomic window (Cellulosilyticum lentocellum DSM 5427):
TTGGCAAAGGTTATAAGCGGGTTTGAAATAAAAACTTTATTAATGTGACATGCTGTTGTCATATTCATCTCCTTATAATAAGTCTATCAAATAACTTATTATAAGGAGGTTTTTTAAATGGAAGAAAAATATTGTCAATCTTGTGGTATGCCTATGGGGGAAACAGATGAGTTATATGGTACGGAACAAGATGGAAGTAAAAGTACAGATTACTGTAAGTATTGCTATGACCAAGGGGATTTTATCCGTGATGTGACTATGGAAGAAGAAATAGAAAACTGTGTACCGATCTTAGTAGAGGAAAAAGTATGTGCCACTGCAGAAGAAGCAAGAGCTATGATGAAGGAGTTCTTCCCTACCTTAAAGCGCTGGAAACAAGCATAAAGCCTCTGAGACAACAACCACCAATCATGCCGGAAAATAAATGATGTTTGAGATGAAGAACCAAGAACTATTAGAAGACATGGAAAAACTCTTGCTTATAAAAGAAAGCCTAATAAAAAGTGAGAAAAGAATACGTCATTATGAAATTTGATAGTTGATCAGTAATATGATAAGTAACATAAAATAATCCAAGGATTTCTAGTGATTTTAGAGATGCTTGGATTATTTTATGTTAAAAATACTAAATTATTCGGATTATATAGTAAATTACCCCCCCCGAGTATATAATGACTTTATGTTGATCAATGAGAATATAACGAGAAGAATATTGAAGAACGAGGGAAAATATGTGTAAAAATGTAATTCATATTTATGGGGCATCAGGCTCAGGAACATCTACATTAGGGAAATTCATAGCTAAGCAGCTTGGATATACGTTTATGGATACAGATGATTATTTCTGGTTACCCACAAATCCAAAGTATACTACAAAGCGAGAAGTGACAGAGCGGCTTCAGATGATGAAGAAAGATATATCGCGCTCAGATAAGGTGGTTATTTCAGGTTCCCTTGTGGATTGGGGAGATGAATTGATTCCATTATTTACACTTGCAATTCGTGTAGTAACAGATAAAGATGTTCGTATTAGGCGCTTAAAGGAAAGAGAAAAAGTTCATTTTGGTTCAAGAATTGAGCTAGGTGGAGATATGTATGAGAATCATCTAGAATTTATGGAGTGGGCGGCTGCATATGACAATGGAGATGTGAACATGAGAAGTAAGACTAAGCATGATGAGTGGCAAAAGCTGCTAAGATGTAAACAAATAGTTGTAAATGGAGAAGATGATTTGAATGATAATCTAGAAATTGTAAAAGAGATTATTCAATCAAATAAGAAAAATCCAATTGGTTAAGGAGGAAGTTTTAATGAATCCACAAGGAACAAAACAATTAGAAACACAACATTTGTACCTAAGAAAATTTGTCGAAGATGATAGTGAGCAATTATATTTTAATGTAATGTCTGATAGGAATGTATTTAAATACTTTACATTTTCTATCCACAAAAGTATTAGTGAGACTAGGCAATACATTAAAAATTGAATACAGGAATATAAAAAAGAAAACACATATATTTGGACTATTGTTGAAAAAGAAAGTAATCAGGTAATAGGAAATATTAATCTTGATAGCCTTACCGCTACTACAGGTGCGAGAATTAGCATAGTTTAAATACGTATATAGCATAGGGAGAAAAAATGAAAATAATAGAAACTAAACGATTAATCATTAGGAACTTTCAAGAGGAAGATTGGAAAGATTTACAGGAATACTTATCTGATCAAGAAGTTATTAGATACTCACCTTATATGGTACATACAGATGAAATGGCTAAAGAGGAAGTTCATAGACGAATAAATACTGATGATTTTATGGCAGTGAGTTTAAAGCAAACTAATAAAGTTATAGGTGAACTAATTTATGAAAATGGAGAATTTGATTCAAAGGAGGTAGGATTCTTTTTTAATACGCAATATCAAGGGGTGGGCTACGCTACAGAAGCTGTATCAGCATTACTAGATGTAGCTTTTAATAGCTTAGGTGTACGGAGAATAACTGCTAGATGTGATGCATTAAATATAAAATCACAAATGCTATTAGAGAGGCTCGGTATGAGAAAAGAAGGAATGTTTATAAAACATCTTTATTTTAAACATGATGAGAAAGGAAATCCGATTTGGGCAGATACTTGTTTGTATGGTATTTTGAATGACGAATGGAAGCTGGCATAAGTTTGAAATATACTATAGGGTAAACTGAATCTCCTAGTTATAAGAGAATGAAGTTGGAAATAGGGGGGAATGAAAAGAAATATTTTTGAACGAATAGGACTGTATATTTTAACATTTTTTATAGTTAACTTTACAAAAAGCTAAATGAACTATGCTGATAATAGTGAGAGAACTACAAAAGATATTAAGAGAGATTATTTAAGGAGCAAAAATGTGGAAATAAGAGAACTTTTATCAAATGAATATGAAATGGCATTACAATTAGCTTGGACAGTTTTTCAGGAATATGAAGGCCCTGATTATTCTGAGCAAGGAATAAAATCGTTTTATGATTCATTGCACGACACTGAATATATAAAAATGCTTAGAATATATGGAGCATTTGAACATACTAAACTCATGGGTATTCTTGCGACTCGTAGCAATGGAAATCACATTGCTTTGTTTTTTGTAGATGGCAAGTATCATAGAAAAGGAATTGGAAAACAGTTATTTGAAAAAGCTTGTTTGGATAATAGTTCTGGTAATATGACAGTTAATTCCTCTCCTTTTGCTGTGAAAGTCTATCATCATTTAGGGTTTATCGACAGTGATATTGAACAAGTCACTGATGGCTTAAGATATACACCTATGATCTATCGTCTAAAAAAGGATAATTAAAATAAAGTAGATAAGTCAAAGATATATTAAGCAGAAGCAGTACAAGTATCTCTATCTAGAGGAGATTCTTGTACTGCTTTTATATGATGCAGCATTGCTTCTGAATGATGAACATTAATTTTATAAAATAAAGATATTATCCTCTATGATGTTAATAGGAGAGAAAAATAACTAATATTTTGCTTAAATAGCACAGTAAAACGAAAAAAACAAAAAAAAATATTCTAAAAAATAGACAAAGCCCCGTACAGATGAGTAGCAACTAAAAAGTCACTATTATGAAGTGCTAGAAGAAAAGTAATTAAAAAAACAAAAAGGATAACTTTTCAGATAAATAAAAAATACTGAACAAAAGTTTAGTATGTATAAACAAAATAGTTAGAGAAAATAAGATAAGGTATTGCTATTTTTTTTTGTCTATTGTACAATGTGTAACGAAATCCATAAATAGGTGTTAGCCTATGGTATAACAAGCTGTAGGACGTGTGTGTTAGATGGGGTTATCTATTATTACTAAACAAATAACTTAATATTACATACACTACAAATAGCGGGAAAAATATATTTGTAAAGGAAAATGAATGATGTATAAAAGTTCTCAAGAACGTATGCCTATTTATGAGGCCTTACAAAAATATAAGGATACGCGTATTGTACCTTTTGATGTTCCAGGTCATAAACAAGGAAGAGGGAACAAGGAACTTACACAGTTCTTAGGTGAATCTTGTATGCAAATTGATGTCAATTCCATGAAGCCTTTAGATAATCTATGTCATCCAGTATCAGTGATTAAAGAAGCTGAGCAATTAGCAGCAGAGGCTTTTGGAGCAAAACATGCTTTTTTTATGGTAGGAGGAACTACCTCATCCGTACAAGCTATGGTGATGACAGCATGCAAGCGAGGGGATAAAATCATTATGCCTAGGAATGTTCATCGTAGTGCCATTAATGCTTTAGTTGTATGTGGCGCTGTTCCTGTTTATGTGAACCCGGGGGTTAATAAGGAATTAGGAATTCCTTTGGGCATGTCCTATGAAGATGTTAAAGCTGCTATTTTAGAAAATCCAGATGCCAAAGCTGTGCTCATTAATAATCCGACTTATTACGGCATTTGTTCACCTCTTAAGCGTATTACAGAGCTAGCTCATGAATATGGTATGCTAGTGTTAGTTGATGAAGCGCATGGTACACATTTTTATTTTCATGATGAATTACCTGTTTCAGCCATGAGCGTAGGAGCAGATATGGCAGCAGTAAGTATGCATAAAACAGGTGGGTCTTTAACGCAAAGTTCTTTTTTACTGATCAATAACAACGTAGGTGAAGGTTATACACGTCAGATTATTAATTTAACGCAGACCACAAGTGGTTCTTATTTATTGATGTCTTCACTTGATATTTCCAGAAAAAATCTTGCTTTAAATGGCAAAGAGATTTTTGATAGGGTGATAGAATTAGCGAGTTATGCAAGAGAAGAAATTAATAAAATGGGTGGTTATTATGCTTTTGGTAAGGAACTTATTAATGGAGACACAATATTTGATTTTGATGTAACTAAGTTATCCATACATACAAGAGATATAGGCCTTGCAGGCATTGAGGTTTATGATGTTCTTAGAGATGATTATGATATACAAATAGAATTTGGGGATATTGGTAATGTGTTAGCTATTATTTCGGTAGGGGATACAGATCTAGCTATAGAGCGTCTTATCTCAGCATTGGCAGAAACGAAAAGGCGTTATCTTAAAAGTCCATCAGGTATGCTAGATCATGAATATATTAATCCACAGGTGGCAATGACACCTCAAGAAGCTTTTTACGCAGATAAGAGGTCTATACCAATAGAAGATAGTACAGGTTATATTTGTAGTGAGTTTGTTATGTGCTATCCTCCTGGCATTCCTATACTAGCGCCAGGTGAAAGAATTACAAAAGAGATTTTAGATTATATTCACTATGCCAAAATGAAAGGCTGCTTCCTAACAGGAACAGAAGACATTCATATTGAGCATATCAATGTGGTGAAAGAGTAAGAGGCGAAAGGAGCGAGTTTAATGGAGTTATGGTATACAGAAGAACATAGCCCTTATGTTCGTTTTTCGATTAAGGTAGATCGTCACCTCTATGCGAAGCAAAGTAAGTACCAACGTATAGATGTGATGAATTCATATGAATTTGGTACTTTTTTAACCTTGGATGGATGTATGATGCTTACTGAAAAGGATGAATTCATTTATCATGATATGATTGTTCATGTGCCTATGGCTACAAATCCAAAGATTAAAAAAGTGTTAGTCATTGGTGGTGGTGATGGTGGTACGGTAAGGGAACTGATTCGCTATGAAGGAATAAAACATATTGATTTAGTAGAGATAGACGAAATGGTAGTAGAAGCTTGCAGACTGCACTTGATGCAAACAGCTTGTGGCTTAGATGACCCAAGAGTTCATATTTTTTATGAAGATGGCCTTAGATATATCCGTCATATAGAAGGAGAGTATGATCTAATTATTGTAGATTCTACAGATCCTTTTGGCCCAGGAGAAGGGCTATTTACAAAAGAGTTTTATGGTAATTGCTATAAAGCTTTGAAGGAAGATGGGATTTTAGTGAATCAGCATGAAAGTCCTTACTATCAAATGCATGCTAATTCATTAAGGAAAGCACATGAGAAGATTGTAAGTTTTTTCCCTATTACTAAGCTTTATAGTGCCCATATTCCTACTTATCCATCAGGGCACTGGCTTTTTGGGTTTGCTTCTAAGAAGTATGATCCAATAAAAGATTTAGATGCTCAGGCTTGGAACGAGTTAGGAATAGAGACACAATATTATAATACTGAGGTACATAGAGGAAGCTTTGCTATGCCAAATTACGTTAAAAAGTTACTAAAATAATGAGTAAAGAATAAATACATAACGAGGAGATGATTAAGAGATGGGAAGAGCATTAATTATTGGAGCTGGCGGTGTTGCTAGTGTCGTAGTACATAAGTGTGTACAAAACTGGGAAGTATTTGAAGAAATTTGTATTGCAAGTCGTACCAAATCAAAGTGCGATGCCCTCAAGGAAAAATTAGATGGGGGTAAAACAAAGATTACAACGGCTAAGGTAGATGCTGATAATGTTGATGAGCTTATTGCCCTTATTAATGATTATAAGCCAGATATTGTTATCAATGTGGCATTACCTTATCAAGATTTAACCATTATGGATGCTTGTTTAGCTACTAAAACACATTATTTAGATACTGCTAACTATGAGCCTTTAGATACTGCTAAGTTTGAATATAGCTGGCAATGGGCTTATAGAGAAAGATTTGAAAAAGCTGGAATTACGGCTATTTTAGGTTGTGGTTTTGACCCAGGTGTAACAGGTGTCTTCTCAGCGTACGCACTTAAACATTATTTTGATGAAATCCACTATATTGATATTTTAGATGCCAATGCAGGAGATCATGGCTATCCTTTTGCAACTAACTTTAATCCTGAGATTAATATCCGTGAAGTAACAGCTAAAGGAAGCTATATTGAAAATGGTGAATGGATAGAAACAGAGCCAATGGAGATTAAAAGAGTGTATAACTTCCCAGAAATTGGGGATAAAGATATGTATTTATTACACCATGAAGAGTTAGAATCACTTGCACTTAATATCACAGGGATTAAGCGTATCCGTTTCTTTATGACTTTCTCACAAAACTATTTAACACACCTTAAAGTCCTTGAAAATGTAGGAATGACCTCTATTGAACCTATTGAGTATGAAGGTCAGCAAATTGTACCTCTTCAATTCTTAAAAGCTATTTTACCAGATCCAGCATCTTTAGGACCTAGAACAAAAGGTAAAACCAATATTGGTTGTATATGCCAAGGCGTTAAAGATGGGAAACCTGTGCAATATTATGTGTACAATGTATGTGACCACGAAGAATGCTATAAAGAAGTGGGTTCACAAGCCATTTCTTATACAACAGGCGTACCAGCTATGATTGGAGCGATGATGCTTCTTCAAGGTAAATGGAAGAAACCAGGTGTATATAATGTCGAGGAGTTTGATCCAGATCCATTTATGGAAGCACTTAATAAGTGGGGCTTACCATGGAAAGAATCTTTTGCTCCTGATTTAGTAGAGTAAGGAGATGACTATGGATTTAGATTTTACAAAAGTACCTACCCCTTGTTATGTGGTAGATGAACGTCTTTTAATAAAGAATCTAGAGATTTTAAAGAAGGTAGAAGAAGAAGCAGGTTGCCGTATCCTTTTAGCGACAAAAGCTTTTTCTATGTATGAAACCTTCCCTCTAATAGCCCAATATTTAAGTGGTGTGACTTCAAGTTCTCTTCATGAAGCTAGGCTTGGCTATGAAGAAATGGGAAAAGAAGTTCATATTTATGCAGCGGCTTATAAAGAAGAAGAATTCGATAAGATTATGCATTATTGTAATCACATTGTGTTTAACTCCTTTAGCCAGTGGAATAAATACAAAGAAAAGGTAAAAGCAGCAGGAAAAACGATTAGCTGTGGACTGCGTATTAACCCTGAATATGCCGAAGTGGAAACAGAAATTTATAATCCATGTGCCCCTAAGTCACGTATGGGGATTACCTTAGAGTATTTTGAAGGTGAAGATCTAGAAGGAATTGAAGGTTTACACTTCCATGCTATGTGTGAACAAAATTCAGATACCCTAGAACGTATTTTAAAAGTGGTAGAAGAGAAGTTTGGCGCTTATCTTCATCAAATGAAATGGATTAACTTTGGTGGTGGCCATCATATTACAAGAGCGGACTATGATTTAGAAAAGCTCATTAAGTGCATTAAGCATATTAAAGAAACCTATGATATAGAGGTTTATCTAGAACCAGGAGAAGCAGTGGCTTTGAACACAGGGTACTTAGTAAGTACGGTTTTAGAAACACTTCATAACGATATAGATATTGCAATTTTAGATACCTCAGCAGCTTGTCATATGCCTGATGTACTAGAAATGCCTTA
Coding sequences:
- a CDS encoding zinc ribbon domain-containing protein translates to MEEKYCQSCGMPMGETDELYGTEQDGSKSTDYCKYCYDQGDFIRDVTMEEEIENCVPILVEEKVCATAEEARAMMKEFFPTLKRWKQA
- a CDS encoding AAA family ATPase; protein product: MCKNVIHIYGASGSGTSTLGKFIAKQLGYTFMDTDDYFWLPTNPKYTTKREVTERLQMMKKDISRSDKVVISGSLVDWGDELIPLFTLAIRVVTDKDVRIRRLKEREKVHFGSRIELGGDMYENHLEFMEWAAAYDNGDVNMRSKTKHDEWQKLLRCKQIVVNGEDDLNDNLEIVKEIIQSNKKNPIG
- a CDS encoding GNAT family N-acetyltransferase, which encodes MNPQGTKQLETQHLYLRKFVEDDSEQLYFNVMSDRNVFKYFTFSIHKSISETRQYIKN
- a CDS encoding GNAT family N-acetyltransferase, whose product is MKIIETKRLIIRNFQEEDWKDLQEYLSDQEVIRYSPYMVHTDEMAKEEVHRRINTDDFMAVSLKQTNKVIGELIYENGEFDSKEVGFFFNTQYQGVGYATEAVSALLDVAFNSLGVRRITARCDALNIKSQMLLERLGMRKEGMFIKHLYFKHDEKGNPIWADTCLYGILNDEWKLA
- a CDS encoding GNAT family N-acetyltransferase, whose protein sequence is MEIRELLSNEYEMALQLAWTVFQEYEGPDYSEQGIKSFYDSLHDTEYIKMLRIYGAFEHTKLMGILATRSNGNHIALFFVDGKYHRKGIGKQLFEKACLDNSSGNMTVNSSPFAVKVYHHLGFIDSDIEQVTDGLRYTPMIYRLKKDN
- a CDS encoding aminotransferase class I/II-fold pyridoxal phosphate-dependent enzyme; this translates as MYKSSQERMPIYEALQKYKDTRIVPFDVPGHKQGRGNKELTQFLGESCMQIDVNSMKPLDNLCHPVSVIKEAEQLAAEAFGAKHAFFMVGGTTSSVQAMVMTACKRGDKIIMPRNVHRSAINALVVCGAVPVYVNPGVNKELGIPLGMSYEDVKAAILENPDAKAVLINNPTYYGICSPLKRITELAHEYGMLVLVDEAHGTHFYFHDELPVSAMSVGADMAAVSMHKTGGSLTQSSFLLINNNVGEGYTRQIINLTQTTSGSYLLMSSLDISRKNLALNGKEIFDRVIELASYAREEINKMGGYYAFGKELINGDTIFDFDVTKLSIHTRDIGLAGIEVYDVLRDDYDIQIEFGDIGNVLAIISVGDTDLAIERLISALAETKRRYLKSPSGMLDHEYINPQVAMTPQEAFYADKRSIPIEDSTGYICSEFVMCYPPGIPILAPGERITKEILDYIHYAKMKGCFLTGTEDIHIEHINVVKE
- the speE gene encoding polyamine aminopropyltransferase gives rise to the protein MELWYTEEHSPYVRFSIKVDRHLYAKQSKYQRIDVMNSYEFGTFLTLDGCMMLTEKDEFIYHDMIVHVPMATNPKIKKVLVIGGGDGGTVRELIRYEGIKHIDLVEIDEMVVEACRLHLMQTACGLDDPRVHIFYEDGLRYIRHIEGEYDLIIVDSTDPFGPGEGLFTKEFYGNCYKALKEDGILVNQHESPYYQMHANSLRKAHEKIVSFFPITKLYSAHIPTYPSGHWLFGFASKKYDPIKDLDAQAWNELGIETQYYNTEVHRGSFAMPNYVKKLLK
- a CDS encoding saccharopine dehydrogenase family protein, which codes for MGRALIIGAGGVASVVVHKCVQNWEVFEEICIASRTKSKCDALKEKLDGGKTKITTAKVDADNVDELIALINDYKPDIVINVALPYQDLTIMDACLATKTHYLDTANYEPLDTAKFEYSWQWAYRERFEKAGITAILGCGFDPGVTGVFSAYALKHYFDEIHYIDILDANAGDHGYPFATNFNPEINIREVTAKGSYIENGEWIETEPMEIKRVYNFPEIGDKDMYLLHHEELESLALNITGIKRIRFFMTFSQNYLTHLKVLENVGMTSIEPIEYEGQQIVPLQFLKAILPDPASLGPRTKGKTNIGCICQGVKDGKPVQYYVYNVCDHEECYKEVGSQAISYTTGVPAMIGAMMLLQGKWKKPGVYNVEEFDPDPFMEALNKWGLPWKESFAPDLVE
- the nspC gene encoding carboxynorspermidine decarboxylase, with translation MDLDFTKVPTPCYVVDERLLIKNLEILKKVEEEAGCRILLATKAFSMYETFPLIAQYLSGVTSSSLHEARLGYEEMGKEVHIYAAAYKEEEFDKIMHYCNHIVFNSFSQWNKYKEKVKAAGKTISCGLRINPEYAEVETEIYNPCAPKSRMGITLEYFEGEDLEGIEGLHFHAMCEQNSDTLERILKVVEEKFGAYLHQMKWINFGGGHHITRADYDLEKLIKCIKHIKETYDIEVYLEPGEAVALNTGYLVSTVLETLHNDIDIAILDTSAACHMPDVLEMPYRPQIIGSGLAGEKAYTYRLGSATCLAGDVIGDYSFDAPLKEGDRLVFCDMAHYTMVKNNTFNGINLPSIVLYSEKEGFKIIKSFGYEDFKSRL